Proteins encoded by one window of Polaribacter haliotis:
- a CDS encoding acyl-CoA dehydrogenase family protein, protein MAELLRGGQFLVKETNCEDVFTPEDFSEEQQMMKEAVMEFNDREIIPHKNRFEAKDYALTEEVMRKAGELGFLGVAVPEEYGGLGMGFVSTLLTCDYISSGTGSFSTAFGAHTGIGTMPITLYGTEEQKQKYVPKLATGEWFGAYCLTEPGAGSDANSGKTTAEVSADGKSYKINGQKMWISNAGFCRLMIVFARIENDKNITGFIVEYDKDNANGITLGEEEHKLGIRASSTRQVFFNDTVVPAENMLAGRGEGFKIAMNALNVGRIKLAGACLDSQRRVITHAVKYATERKQFKTPIADFGAIKVKLAEMATDAYVGESATYRAAKDIEDRIALRVEAGNSHQEAELKGVEEYAIECSILKVAVSEDIQNCADEGIQIFGGMGFSEETPMESAWRDARIARIYEGTNEINRMLSVGMLIKKAMKGHVDLLGPATEVANSLMGIPSFDTPDYSELFAEEKHMIEKLKKTFLMVAGAALQKYGQEIEEHQQLLIAAADILIEIYMAESAILRTEKNVKRFGEDKQSVQIAMSKLYLYHAVDKIEEKGKESIISFAEGDEQRMMLMGLKRFTKYANYPDIVDLRNEIAEKVKAENKYCF, encoded by the coding sequence ATGGCAGAATTATTAAGAGGTGGTCAATTTCTTGTAAAAGAAACAAATTGCGAAGACGTTTTTACTCCTGAAGATTTTTCAGAAGAACAACAAATGATGAAAGAAGCAGTGATGGAATTTAATGATCGTGAAATTATTCCTCATAAAAATAGATTTGAAGCAAAAGACTACGCTTTAACTGAAGAAGTAATGCGTAAAGCAGGAGAATTAGGTTTCTTAGGTGTTGCTGTTCCTGAAGAATATGGCGGATTAGGAATGGGATTCGTTTCTACACTTTTAACTTGTGATTATATTTCAAGTGGAACAGGTTCTTTTAGTACCGCTTTTGGTGCACATACAGGAATTGGGACTATGCCTATTACTTTATATGGAACTGAAGAACAAAAACAAAAATATGTACCAAAATTAGCTACAGGAGAGTGGTTTGGTGCTTATTGTTTAACGGAACCTGGAGCAGGCTCTGATGCGAATTCAGGAAAAACAACTGCAGAAGTATCTGCAGATGGAAAATCTTATAAAATTAATGGACAAAAAATGTGGATTTCGAACGCAGGTTTTTGTCGTTTAATGATTGTTTTCGCAAGAATAGAAAATGATAAAAATATTACAGGTTTTATCGTAGAATATGATAAAGACAATGCAAATGGAATTACCCTAGGTGAAGAAGAGCATAAATTAGGAATTAGAGCATCATCAACCAGACAAGTATTTTTTAACGACACTGTTGTTCCCGCAGAAAATATGTTAGCTGGACGTGGAGAAGGGTTTAAAATTGCAATGAATGCTTTAAATGTTGGTCGTATTAAATTGGCAGGTGCTTGTTTAGATTCTCAAAGAAGAGTTATTACACATGCAGTAAAATATGCTACTGAAAGAAAACAATTTAAAACTCCAATTGCAGATTTTGGTGCCATTAAAGTAAAGTTAGCAGAAATGGCAACTGACGCTTATGTTGGTGAATCTGCAACTTACAGAGCTGCAAAAGATATTGAAGATAGAATTGCATTAAGAGTGGAAGCTGGAAATTCGCATCAAGAAGCAGAATTAAAAGGTGTTGAGGAGTATGCTATTGAATGTTCTATTCTTAAAGTTGCGGTTTCAGAAGATATTCAGAATTGTGCAGATGAAGGAATTCAAATTTTTGGTGGAATGGGATTCTCGGAAGAAACTCCTATGGAATCTGCTTGGAGAGATGCAAGGATTGCTCGTATTTACGAAGGAACCAACGAAATTAACAGAATGCTTTCGGTAGGAATGTTAATTAAAAAAGCCATGAAAGGTCATGTAGATTTATTAGGGCCTGCAACAGAGGTTGCAAATAGCTTAATGGGAATTCCTTCTTTTGATACTCCAGATTATTCTGAATTATTTGCTGAAGAAAAGCACATGATAGAAAAGTTAAAGAAAACTTTCTTAATGGTTGCTGGTGCAGCATTACAAAAATATGGTCAAGAAATTGAAGAACACCAACAATTATTAATTGCTGCTGCAGATATATTAATTGAAATATACATGGCAGAATCTGCAATTTTAAGAACTGAGAAAAACGTGAAACGTTTTGGTGAAGACAAGCAATCTGTTCAAATAGCAATGTCTAAATTATATTTATATCATGCTGTAGACAAAATCGAAGAAAAAGGAAAAGAAAGTATCATTTCTTTTGCTGAAGGTGATGAACAACGTATGATGTTAATGGGATTAAAGCGTTTTACAAAATATGCGAACTATCCAGATATTGTAGATTTACGAAACGAAATTGCAGAAAAAGTAAAAGCAGAAAATAAATACTGCTTCTAA
- a CDS encoding MarR family winged helix-turn-helix transcriptional regulator: protein MEKYKSIDHQLRATWQAVAKMYNEQALTHNSTMATAFVLLNIDKINGTPSTALGPLMGMEPTSLSRILKNMEDKGAICREKNPDDGRSVIIKLTEYGKEMRAVSKGHVIQFNETVIQNVSQKDLEGFFNVTSKINKLISDKEIYKETSNKAV, encoded by the coding sequence ATGGAGAAATATAAATCGATAGATCATCAATTAAGAGCAACTTGGCAAGCAGTTGCCAAAATGTATAACGAACAAGCGTTAACTCATAATAGTACAATGGCTACAGCTTTTGTATTATTAAATATTGATAAAATTAACGGAACTCCATCCACAGCATTAGGGCCTTTAATGGGAATGGAACCTACAAGCCTTTCACGAATTTTAAAAAACATGGAAGATAAAGGAGCTATTTGTAGAGAAAAAAATCCTGATGATGGTAGAAGTGTAATTATAAAACTAACTGAATATGGAAAAGAAATGAGAGCCGTTTCTAAAGGACATGTTATTCAATTTAATGAAACTGTAATACAAAATGTATCTCAGAAAGATTTAGAAGGTTTTTTTAATGTGACTTCAAAAATAAATAAATTAATTTCTGATAAAGAAATTTACAAGGAAACAAGCAACAAAGCAGTATAA
- a CDS encoding acetyl-CoA C-acyltransferase: MKTAYIVKAYRTAVAKAPKGVFRFKRADELGAETIQHMMKELPNLDVKRIDDVIVGNAMPEGSQGLNMARFISLIGLNSVDVPGVTVNRFCSSGLETIAMAAAKISAGMADCIIAGGAESMSSVPMTGFKPELNYDTIKDGHADYYWGMGNTAEAVANQFKVSREDQDEFAFNSHMKALRAQAENRFQDQIVPIEVEETYLDANGKKATRKYTVNKDEGPRAGTSTAILNKLRPVFAAGGSVTAGNSSQMSDGAAFVMVMSEEMVKELNIEPIARVVNYAAAGVEPRIMGIGPVAAIPKVLKQAGLQQSDIELIELNEAFASQSLAVMRELNLNQDIVNVNGGAIALGHPLGCTGAKLSVQLFDEMRKRDMKNKYGMVTMCVGTGQGAAGVFEFLS, from the coding sequence ATGAAAACAGCATATATAGTAAAAGCATACAGAACTGCAGTTGCGAAAGCGCCAAAAGGGGTTTTTCGTTTTAAACGTGCAGACGAGTTGGGTGCAGAAACCATTCAACATATGATGAAAGAATTACCAAATTTAGACGTAAAACGTATAGATGATGTAATCGTAGGGAACGCAATGCCAGAAGGTTCGCAAGGATTAAACATGGCACGTTTTATTTCTTTAATTGGTTTAAATTCTGTGGATGTTCCAGGAGTTACTGTAAATCGTTTCTGTTCTTCAGGATTAGAAACTATTGCAATGGCTGCTGCAAAAATTAGTGCAGGAATGGCAGATTGTATTATTGCAGGTGGTGCAGAAAGCATGAGTTCTGTTCCAATGACTGGTTTTAAACCAGAGTTAAATTACGACACTATTAAAGATGGTCATGCAGATTATTATTGGGGAATGGGAAATACTGCAGAAGCAGTTGCCAATCAATTTAAAGTTTCTAGAGAAGACCAAGATGAATTTGCATTCAATTCTCACATGAAAGCTTTAAGAGCACAAGCAGAAAATCGTTTTCAAGACCAAATTGTTCCTATTGAAGTTGAAGAAACGTATTTAGATGCAAATGGAAAAAAAGCGACAAGAAAATATACAGTAAATAAAGATGAAGGACCAAGAGCTGGAACTTCAACAGCTATTTTAAACAAATTACGTCCAGTTTTTGCAGCTGGAGGAAGTGTTACTGCAGGAAACTCCTCTCAAATGAGTGATGGTGCTGCTTTTGTAATGGTAATGAGTGAAGAAATGGTAAAAGAATTAAATATCGAACCAATTGCAAGAGTTGTAAACTATGCAGCTGCTGGTGTAGAGCCAAGAATTATGGGAATTGGACCAGTTGCAGCGATTCCTAAAGTTTTAAAACAAGCAGGATTGCAACAAAGTGATATCGAGTTAATTGAATTGAATGAAGCTTTTGCTTCTCAATCTTTAGCAGTAATGCGTGAGTTAAACTTGAATCAAGATATCGTAAATGTAAATGGTGGAGCCATAGCATTAGGACATCCATTAGGTTGTACAGGAGCAAAATTATCTGTGCAATTATTCGATGAAATGCGCAAACGTGATATGAAAAACAAATACGGAATGGTAACAATGTGTGTAGGAACTGGACAAGGTGCTGCAGGTGTTTTTGAATTCTTAAGTTAA
- a CDS encoding 3-hydroxyacyl-CoA dehydrogenase/enoyl-CoA hydratase family protein, whose translation MTRRIKKVAIIGSGIMGSGIACHFANIGVEVLLLDIVPRELTDKEKAKGLTLEDKVVRNRLVNDALTASLKSKPSPIYNQKFANRITTGNLEDDIAKVKDVDWIMEVVVERLDIKKIVFEKLEKHRTPGTIISSNTSGIPIKFMNEGRSEDFQKHFAVTHFFNPPRYLKLFEVVPGPDCKQEVTDFLMMYGEKFLGKTSVLAKDTPAFIGNRVGIFGIQSLFHQVKELGLTVEEVDKLTGPVIGRPKSATFRTVDVVGLDTLVHVANGIYENCPDDEAHELFKLPGFINTMMENKWLGSKTGQGFYKKTVNAEGKKEILTLDLDTLEYRSSKRAKFATLELTKTIDKPIDRFKILVGGKDKAGEFYRKNFSAMFAYVQNRIPEISDELYKIDDAMKAGFGWENGPFEIWDAVGVEKGIELMKAEGYKVADWVTEMTANNIKSFYTVKEGATHFYDLASKTQTKKPGQDGFIILDNIRKSNEVFKNSGVVIEDIGDGILNVEFQSKMNTIGGDVLAGINKAIDLAEKDYQGLVVGNQAANFSVGANIGMIFMMAVEQEYDELNYAIKYFQDTMMRMRYSSIPTISAPHGMALGGGCEISLHADKVVAAAETYMGLVEFGVGVIPGGGGSKEMALRASDSFSKGDVELNILQENFLTIGMAKVSTSAYEAFDLGLLQKGKDVVVVNKDRQIATAKAHAKLMAESGYTQPATRKDVKVLGKQALGMFLVGTDSMEHSKYISEHDQKIANKLAYVMAGGDLSEPTLVTEQYLLDLEREAFLSLCTERKTLERIQAMLKTGKPLRN comes from the coding sequence ATGACCAGAAGAATTAAAAAAGTAGCGATTATCGGTTCCGGAATTATGGGAAGTGGAATTGCATGTCATTTTGCCAATATTGGCGTAGAAGTTCTATTATTGGATATCGTTCCAAGAGAATTAACTGACAAAGAAAAAGCAAAAGGTTTAACATTAGAAGACAAAGTTGTACGAAATCGTTTAGTAAATGATGCGTTAACTGCTTCTTTAAAGTCGAAACCGTCTCCTATCTATAATCAAAAATTTGCAAACAGAATTACTACTGGTAATTTAGAAGATGATATTGCAAAAGTAAAAGATGTAGATTGGATTATGGAAGTCGTGGTTGAAAGACTAGACATCAAAAAAATAGTTTTCGAAAAACTGGAAAAACACAGAACTCCAGGAACTATAATTTCTTCGAATACTTCTGGAATTCCTATTAAATTTATGAATGAAGGAAGAAGTGAAGATTTTCAAAAGCATTTTGCGGTAACTCACTTTTTTAACCCTCCAAGATATTTAAAGCTTTTCGAAGTAGTACCAGGACCAGATTGTAAACAAGAAGTTACAGATTTCTTAATGATGTATGGTGAAAAATTCTTAGGAAAAACTTCGGTTTTAGCAAAAGATACACCTGCATTTATTGGAAATAGAGTTGGTATTTTCGGAATACAATCTTTATTTCACCAAGTAAAAGAATTGGGTTTAACTGTAGAAGAAGTAGATAAATTGACTGGACCCGTTATTGGACGCCCAAAATCTGCAACTTTTAGAACGGTTGATGTTGTTGGTTTAGACACTTTGGTACATGTTGCTAATGGTATATATGAGAATTGTCCAGATGATGAAGCTCACGAATTATTCAAGTTACCAGGTTTCATCAATACAATGATGGAAAATAAATGGTTAGGAAGCAAAACAGGACAAGGTTTTTATAAAAAAACAGTAAATGCTGAAGGAAAAAAAGAAATCTTAACTTTAGATTTAGATACTTTAGAATATCGTTCTTCTAAAAGAGCAAAATTTGCAACTTTAGAATTAACGAAAACGATTGATAAACCAATAGACAGATTTAAAATCTTAGTTGGTGGAAAAGACAAAGCTGGTGAATTCTACAGAAAGAATTTTTCTGCAATGTTTGCATACGTACAAAATAGAATACCAGAAATTTCTGATGAATTATACAAGATAGATGATGCAATGAAAGCTGGTTTCGGTTGGGAAAATGGACCTTTCGAAATTTGGGATGCAGTTGGCGTAGAAAAAGGAATCGAATTAATGAAAGCAGAAGGTTATAAAGTTGCTGATTGGGTAACTGAAATGACTGCAAATAATATAAAATCTTTTTATACAGTTAAAGAAGGAGCAACTCATTTTTATGATTTAGCTTCGAAAACACAAACGAAAAAACCTGGTCAAGATGGATTTATCATCTTAGACAATATTAGAAAATCTAACGAAGTTTTTAAAAATTCTGGTGTTGTAATCGAAGATATAGGAGATGGAATTTTAAATGTAGAATTCCAATCTAAAATGAACACAATTGGGGGTGATGTTTTAGCAGGCATAAATAAGGCTATTGATTTAGCTGAAAAAGATTACCAAGGACTTGTCGTTGGTAATCAGGCTGCTAATTTTTCAGTTGGTGCAAATATTGGTATGATTTTTATGATGGCTGTAGAGCAAGAATATGATGAATTAAATTATGCCATTAAATATTTCCAAGATACAATGATGCGTATGCGTTATTCTTCAATTCCAACTATTTCTGCTCCTCATGGAATGGCTTTAGGTGGTGGTTGTGAAATATCTTTACATGCAGATAAAGTAGTTGCTGCTGCAGAAACATATATGGGATTAGTCGAATTTGGAGTTGGTGTAATTCCTGGAGGTGGTGGTTCTAAGGAAATGGCTTTAAGAGCATCAGATTCTTTTAGTAAAGGAGATGTAGAATTAAATATTTTACAAGAAAACTTTTTAACTATTGGAATGGCAAAAGTATCTACTTCTGCTTATGAAGCATTTGATTTAGGATTACTTCAAAAAGGAAAAGACGTTGTTGTTGTTAATAAAGACAGACAAATTGCAACTGCAAAAGCCCACGCGAAATTAATGGCAGAAAGTGGTTACACACAACCTGCAACTCGTAAAGATGTAAAAGTTTTAGGAAAACAAGCGTTAGGTATGTTCTTAGTAGGAACAGATTCTATGGAACATTCTAAATACATTTCTGAACACGACCAAAAAATCGCAAATAAATTAGCTTATGTAATGGCTGGTGGAGATTTATCTGAACCAACTTTAGTTACAGAACAATATTTATTGGATTTAGAAAGAGAAGCATTTTTATCTCTTTGTACAGAACGTAAAACGTTGGAAAGAATTCAAGCGATGTTAAAAACAGGTAAACCTTTAAGAAACTAA